One genomic window of Anaeromicrobium sediminis includes the following:
- a CDS encoding ATP-binding protein, translating into MKELSLHILDIVQNSISAGAKNIEINICEHNEKNLFHVEIIDDGKGMNEETVKKAINPFYTTRTTRKVGLGISLFKMAAETCDGSFLLESKEGEGTRVKANFVRNHIDRAPLGKMEDTMVTLLMSNDKVDYLYTHEYENKTFKFETKEIKKILDGVPLSDYDVLMWIKNYIKEGIEEIYI; encoded by the coding sequence ATGAAAGAGTTGTCTCTTCATATACTCGATATAGTACAAAATAGTATTAGCGCAGGTGCTAAAAATATTGAAATAAACATTTGTGAACATAATGAAAAGAACTTATTTCATGTGGAAATAATTGATGACGGAAAGGGCATGAATGAAGAAACGGTTAAAAAGGCCATAAATCCATTTTATACTACAAGAACTACAAGAAAAGTAGGTCTTGGAATTTCTCTTTTTAAGATGGCGGCAGAAACATGCGATGGAAGTTTTTTGTTAGAATCTAAAGAGGGAGAAGGAACTAGGGTTAAAGCTAATTTTGTTAGAAACCACATTGATAGAGCTCCTTTAGGGAAGATGGAAGATACCATGGTAACCTTACTAATGTCTAATGATAAGGTGGATTATTTGTATACACATGAATATGAAAATAAAACTTTTAAATTTGAGACTAAGGAAATTAAAAAAATATTAGATGGAGTTCCCCTATCAGATTATGACGTTCTCATGTGGATTAAAAATTACATAAAAGAAGGTATAGAGGAAATATATATATAA
- the rsxE gene encoding electron transport complex subunit RsxE, with protein sequence MRLDKIFMAGILFENPIFIQMLGMCPTLAVTTSAMNGLAMGLATTAVLICANIVISAMKNVVPSKIRIPIFIVVIATFVTVVGLAMKAYLPALDKQLGLFIPLIVVNCLILGRAEAFASKNNVIASAVDGIGMGLGFTISLTVLGSVREILGAGTLFGKALFGASFQPALIMILPPGAFLALGLLLAVYNYVVMKKTKEV encoded by the coding sequence ATGAGATTAGATAAAATATTTATGGCGGGTATTTTATTTGAAAACCCGATATTTATACAGATGTTAGGTATGTGTCCTACATTGGCTGTAACTACATCAGCTATGAATGGGTTAGCAATGGGACTTGCTACTACAGCAGTTTTAATATGTGCAAACATAGTAATATCGGCAATGAAAAATGTTGTTCCAAGTAAAATACGTATACCAATATTTATAGTTGTAATAGCTACATTCGTTACGGTTGTAGGTCTTGCTATGAAGGCTTATTTACCTGCATTAGATAAGCAATTAGGTTTATTTATTCCATTAATAGTTGTTAACTGTTTAATACTAGGTAGAGCAGAGGCATTCGCATCTAAGAATAATGTAATTGCATCTGCCGTTGATGGAATTGGTATGGGACTTGGATTTACTATATCATTAACTGTATTAGGTAGTGTAAGAGAAATATTAGGAGCGGGAACATTATTTGGTAAAGCCCTATTTGGAGCTTCATTCCAACCTGCGTTAATTATGATACTACCTCCTGGCGCTTTCTTAGCATTAGGATTATTATTAGCTGTTTACAACTACGTTGTAATGAAGAAGACAAAGGAGGTATAG
- a CDS encoding RnfABCDGE type electron transport complex subunit D, with translation MENKLIVSSSPHLRANESISKIMRDVVIALLPATLAGVYYFRMGAVKVILSAVIAAVLTEAAIQKISKKRVTINDWSAVVTGLLLAFNIPASAPWWLPAIGSIFAIFIVKQVFGGIGHNFMNPALAARAMLLASWPVQMTAWVKPGTDAVSTATPLAIVGGEASGQALPSFMDLIVGNVGGCIGETSAILLIIGGIYLVYRGVITPRIPVIYIATVAVMSFLLGGFDISYMVYQVFAGGLMLGAIYMATDYASSPVTEKGQIIFAVGCGFLTAIIRIYGGYPEGVSYSILLMNVATPLIEKYTRPRVFGEVK, from the coding sequence ATGGAAAATAAGCTTATAGTATCATCATCTCCCCATCTAAGGGCGAATGAATCCATAAGTAAGATAATGAGAGATGTGGTAATAGCATTATTACCAGCTACTTTAGCAGGTGTATATTATTTTAGAATGGGTGCTGTTAAAGTAATATTATCAGCAGTAATTGCTGCTGTATTAACAGAGGCAGCTATACAAAAGATTTCTAAGAAACGAGTAACAATAAATGACTGGAGTGCTGTAGTAACAGGATTATTACTTGCATTTAATATTCCAGCATCAGCACCATGGTGGTTACCAGCAATTGGTTCTATATTTGCTATCTTTATAGTAAAGCAAGTATTTGGAGGTATTGGACATAACTTTATGAACCCAGCTTTGGCTGCTCGTGCAATGCTTTTAGCATCTTGGCCAGTACAAATGACTGCTTGGGTTAAACCAGGAACAGATGCAGTGAGTACGGCAACACCTCTTGCTATAGTTGGTGGAGAAGCATCAGGTCAAGCGTTACCATCATTTATGGACTTAATAGTTGGAAATGTTGGAGGATGTATAGGAGAAACTTCAGCAATATTATTAATTATAGGTGGAATTTATCTTGTATATAGAGGAGTTATCACTCCTAGAATTCCTGTGATTTATATAGCAACGGTTGCAGTTATGAGTTTCTTATTAGGTGGCTTTGATATAAGTTATATGGTATATCAAGTGTTTGCAGGTGGATTAATGTTAGGAGCTATATATATGGCAACTGACTATGCATCATCTCCAGTAACAGAAAAAGGACAAATTATATTTGCAGTAGGATGTGGTTTCTTAACAGCTATTATAAGAATCTATGGTGGATACCCAGAAGGTGTTTCTTACTCTATTCTTTTAATGAACGTGGCTACACCTCTTATTGAGAAATATACTAGACCTAGAGTTTTTGGGGAGGTGAAGTAA
- a CDS encoding PHP domain-containing protein, whose product MKIFVDLHIHSSLSPCSSENMTPNNIINMSLLKGLDVIAITDHNTTENCEVCMTLGKEKGLLVIPGMELQTKEEAHFVCLFRDIKDADKFKNLVYDKLPNKKNDPKFFGNQWIFDKDDNIIGENERLLINSVNMSCNEAFKIIERLEGVMIPAHVDKKAFSIIANLGFIPTDMDIKTLEISRKCDENSFTKKYKYLSKYNFIKNSDAHFLGDILERETFLEVEERNIKSILNKLKN is encoded by the coding sequence ATGAAAATATTTGTTGATTTGCATATACATAGTAGCTTGTCTCCCTGTTCAAGTGAAAATATGACACCTAATAATATTATAAATATGAGTTTATTAAAGGGATTAGATGTTATTGCCATAACAGATCATAATACAACTGAAAATTGTGAAGTTTGTATGACTTTAGGCAAGGAAAAGGGGTTATTGGTAATACCAGGTATGGAATTACAGACAAAGGAAGAAGCCCATTTTGTCTGTCTTTTTAGAGACATTAAGGATGCAGATAAATTTAAAAATCTAGTATACGATAAATTACCAAATAAGAAAAATGACCCTAAGTTTTTTGGTAACCAATGGATATTTGATAAGGATGACAATATTATAGGGGAAAATGAGAGACTTTTGATTAATTCTGTAAATATGAGTTGTAATGAAGCTTTTAAAATAATTGAAAGACTAGAGGGGGTTATGATTCCTGCCCATGTGGATAAAAAGGCCTTTAGTATTATTGCAAACTTAGGTTTTATCCCAACTGATATGGATATAAAAACATTAGAAATTTCAAGAAAATGTGATGAGAATTCTTTTACTAAGAAATATAAATATTTAAGTAAGTATAATTTTATAAAAAATTCTGATGCTCATTTTTTAGGAGATATCTTGGAGAGAGAAACTTTTCTAGAAGTGGAAGAAAGGAACATTAAATCCATATTAAACAAATTAAAAAATTAA
- a CDS encoding DUF4321 domain-containing protein encodes MNSKSKGVSMLILLMIVGIVVGGVVGDLFKDTFEILKHGKHIGFKPFTIDLLAIKFTLGLQLYMNLASVLGGVIGMVIFFRL; translated from the coding sequence ATGAATAGTAAATCAAAAGGAGTTTCCATGCTTATTCTACTAATGATAGTAGGCATAGTAGTAGGAGGGGTTGTAGGAGACTTATTTAAGGATACTTTTGAGATACTAAAGCATGGTAAACATATAGGATTTAAACCATTTACCATAGACCTATTGGCCATTAAATTTACATTAGGGTTACAACTATATATGAATTTAGCCAGTGTCCTAGGTGGAGTAATAGGAATGGTAATATTTTTTAGATTGTAG
- the rsxA gene encoding electron transport complex subunit RsxA has product MSVTGLFVILVSGILVNNFVLSRFLGICPFLGVSKQVETASGMGMAVTFVMTLASIITYFIQHFILDAFGLGYLQTIAFILVIASLVQFVEMVVQKTSPTLYQALGVFLPLITTNCAVLGLTILNIQSNFNLIETIFNAIAASVGFTLAIVLFAGIREKLEISDVPAVFRGFPIALITASLMAIAFLGFAGLV; this is encoded by the coding sequence ATGTCAGTAACTGGATTATTTGTTATATTAGTTAGTGGGATATTAGTAAATAACTTTGTATTGTCAAGATTCTTAGGAATTTGTCCGTTTCTTGGTGTATCTAAGCAAGTAGAAACTGCAAGTGGTATGGGTATGGCCGTAACTTTCGTTATGACACTAGCTTCTATTATAACTTATTTTATACAACACTTTATATTAGATGCTTTTGGATTAGGATATTTACAGACTATTGCCTTTATATTAGTTATAGCATCATTAGTGCAATTTGTTGAGATGGTTGTTCAAAAGACAAGTCCAACATTATATCAAGCACTAGGAGTTTTCTTACCGCTTATAACTACTAACTGTGCAGTTTTAGGATTAACTATATTAAATATTCAATCTAACTTTAATTTAATAGAAACAATTTTTAATGCTATTGCTGCATCAGTAGGTTTCACCTTAGCTATAGTATTATTTGCAGGAATTAGAGAAAAACTTGAAATTTCAGATGTACCAGCAGTGTTTAGAGGATTTCCAATTGCCCTTATTACTGCAAGTTTAATGGCAATTGCATTCTTAGGTTTTGCAGGTCTTGTATAG
- the radC gene encoding RadC family protein: MNKEERPREKIVNMGVNSLSNAELLAVIIRTGTKEASALDLAQRILAIDEKGIGYLQNCTIEELSKIKGIGKTKACQILSSIELGKRLARSVNKRNINIKSPKDIASMYMEEMRCYNKEYFKTILLNTKNKIISTELISIGTLNSSLVHPREVFVQAIRRSASSMILLHNHPSGDVSPSKEDINITKRLIEVSHIVGIEILDHIIIGDGSYYSFKESFII; the protein is encoded by the coding sequence ATGAATAAGGAAGAGAGACCAAGGGAAAAAATTGTAAACATGGGAGTAAATTCCCTTTCCAATGCGGAGCTTTTAGCTGTTATAATAAGAACAGGGACAAAAGAAGCATCTGCCCTAGATTTGGCTCAAAGGATACTGGCAATAGATGAGAAGGGCATTGGATATTTACAAAACTGTACCATAGAAGAACTTTCTAAAATTAAGGGGATAGGAAAAACTAAAGCCTGTCAGATTCTATCTTCAATAGAATTAGGGAAAAGACTAGCTAGGAGCGTTAACAAAAGAAATATAAATATTAAATCTCCTAAGGATATAGCTAGTATGTATATGGAAGAAATGCGTTGTTACAATAAAGAATACTTTAAGACAATTTTATTAAATACTAAAAATAAAATAATATCAACTGAGCTTATCTCCATAGGGACTTTAAATAGTTCATTAGTACATCCAAGGGAAGTGTTTGTACAAGCTATTAGAAGAAGTGCTTCTAGTATGATACTTCTACATAATCACCCTAGTGGAGATGTGAGCCCTAGCAAAGAGGATATAAATATAACTAAAAGATTAATAGAAGTTAGTCATATAGTAGGCATAGAAATTTTAGACCATATAATAATTGGAGATGGATCTTATTATAGCTTTAAGGAGAGTTTTATAATTTAA
- a CDS encoding NusG domain II-containing protein translates to MTKWDKLLIIFIIAASIIGIKVTANMATNEESMYLVIQLDGKEYKKLIIDSNTKYTTIPIKSDHGYNEVKIEGKKVWMENSDCRDKICEKLGIIEKPNETLVCIPHRLSVKLKTNNSDVDIVSY, encoded by the coding sequence ATGACGAAATGGGATAAATTATTGATTATTTTTATAATAGCGGCTTCCATAATAGGAATTAAAGTGACTGCTAACATGGCAACTAATGAAGAAAGTATGTATTTAGTAATACAATTAGATGGAAAAGAATACAAGAAGTTAATTATAGATTCTAATACTAAATATACTACTATTCCAATTAAAAGTGATCATGGCTATAATGAAGTAAAAATAGAAGGTAAAAAAGTATGGATGGAAAATTCAGACTGTAGGGATAAAATATGTGAGAAACTTGGCATAATTGAAAAGCCAAATGAAACTTTAGTTTGTATTCCTCACAGGCTTTCTGTAAAATTAAAGACAAATAATAGTGATGTGGACATTGTGAGTTATTAG
- a CDS encoding rod shape-determining protein produces the protein MAFLKFFSKDMGIDLGTANTLVFVKGKGIVVSEPSVVAIREDTKEVLAVGLEAKKMIGRTPGNIVAIRPLRDGVIADFDITQNMLRYFIQRAHPKKSLFTGPRVVIGVPSGITEVESRSVEEAAIQAGAKEAHLIEEPMAAAIGAGLPVAEPTGSMVVDIGGGTTEIAIISLGGIVTSKSVRIGGDELDESIVQYVKKEKSLMIGERTAEEVKITIGSAYPKLKEQNMQIRGRDLVSGLPKTITINATEILEALHEPINSIVEAIKYTLEKTPPELAADVMEKGIVLTGGGALLDGLNTLVAKETGMPVHIAEDPLDCVALGTGKSVEDIEILQKLQRASKRLR, from the coding sequence ATGGCATTTTTAAAGTTTTTTTCAAAGGATATGGGAATAGATTTAGGGACAGCAAATACATTAGTGTTTGTAAAGGGAAAAGGAATAGTTGTAAGTGAGCCTTCAGTAGTTGCTATAAGGGAAGATACAAAAGAAGTCCTTGCAGTAGGTTTAGAAGCAAAAAAAATGATAGGTAGAACACCAGGAAATATAGTAGCTATTAGACCTCTGAGAGATGGAGTAATTGCAGATTTTGATATTACGCAAAATATGCTTAGATATTTTATACAAAGAGCTCATCCTAAAAAATCACTATTTACAGGACCTAGAGTTGTTATTGGAGTACCTTCAGGTATAACTGAAGTAGAAAGTAGATCTGTTGAAGAAGCTGCTATTCAAGCGGGAGCAAAAGAGGCACATCTTATAGAAGAGCCAATGGCTGCAGCTATAGGGGCTGGTCTTCCTGTGGCAGAACCAACAGGAAGTATGGTAGTAGACATCGGAGGAGGAACAACAGAAATAGCCATAATATCCTTAGGTGGAATTGTAACTAGTAAATCCGTTAGGATTGGTGGAGATGAATTAGACGAATCCATAGTTCAGTATGTTAAAAAAGAAAAAAGTCTAATGATAGGTGAACGAACTGCTGAGGAAGTAAAAATTACTATTGGTTCTGCATACCCTAAATTAAAGGAACAAAATATGCAGATAAGAGGAAGAGACTTAGTATCAGGTCTTCCAAAGACAATAACCATAAATGCTACTGAAATATTAGAAGCACTACATGAACCAATTAATTCAATAGTAGAGGCAATAAAATATACATTAGAAAAAACACCTCCGGAGCTAGCAGCAGATGTAATGGAGAAAGGTATAGTATTAACTGGTGGAGGGGCCCTGTTAGATGGTCTAAACACATTAGTAGCTAAAGAAACTGGAATGCCAGTGCATATAGCAGAGGATCCACTAGACTGTGTTGCATTAGGAACGGGAAAAAGTGTTGAAGACATAGAAATACTACAAAAATTACAAAGAGCTTCTAAAAGATTAAGATAG
- a CDS encoding RnfABCDGE type electron transport complex subunit B — protein MDLSTMLVPIASLGGMGLLFGAGLAFASQKFAVEVDPRITAIGEALPGANCGGCGYPGCGGFATAVVEGKAPVNGCPVGGSECAEKIGEIMGISAGGGVKKVARVICNGTSDNCKEKYDYSGIEDCKAAAMLGGGAKSCSYACLGLGTCVKACGFDAIEITDDGVASINPDKCVACGKCLDVCPKNVIDMVPYEQEVVIECNNKERGKTVKDNCSVGCIGCQICVKSCPFEAITFENNLAKIDYEKCTNCMVCVEKCPTKAIYGDLENRKKAYIEEESCVGCTICKRQCPVDAIEGELKQKHKIIEDKCIGCGACEAKCPKKCITMK, from the coding sequence ATGGATTTATCAACTATGTTAGTTCCAATAGCTAGTTTAGGTGGTATGGGACTACTTTTTGGTGCTGGCTTGGCCTTCGCATCACAAAAATTTGCTGTAGAAGTAGATCCAAGAATAACAGCAATTGGAGAAGCACTTCCAGGTGCTAACTGCGGTGGTTGTGGATACCCAGGATGTGGAGGATTTGCAACGGCTGTAGTAGAAGGAAAAGCACCTGTAAATGGATGTCCTGTTGGAGGTTCTGAATGTGCTGAAAAGATTGGAGAAATCATGGGCATCTCTGCTGGTGGTGGAGTTAAAAAGGTAGCTCGTGTAATATGTAATGGAACAAGTGATAATTGCAAGGAAAAATATGATTACTCAGGTATAGAGGACTGTAAAGCTGCAGCCATGTTAGGTGGAGGAGCTAAATCCTGTTCTTATGCGTGTTTAGGTCTTGGAACCTGTGTTAAGGCTTGTGGATTTGATGCTATAGAAATTACTGATGACGGTGTGGCTAGTATTAATCCTGACAAGTGTGTAGCTTGTGGAAAATGTCTAGATGTATGTCCAAAGAATGTAATTGATATGGTTCCTTATGAACAAGAAGTTGTTATTGAATGTAACAATAAGGAAAGAGGAAAAACAGTAAAGGACAATTGTTCTGTAGGATGTATTGGGTGTCAGATTTGTGTTAAATCATGTCCATTTGAGGCTATTACATTTGAAAATAATTTAGCTAAAATAGATTATGAAAAGTGTACGAATTGTATGGTTTGTGTAGAGAAATGTCCGACTAAAGCCATATATGGTGATTTAGAGAATAGAAAAAAAGCTTATATAGAAGAAGAAAGTTGCGTAGGATGTACAATTTGTAAAAGACAATGTCCTGTGGATGCAATTGAAGGCGAATTAAAGCAAAAACATAAGATCATTGAAGACAAATGTATAGGATGTGGAGCTTGCGAAGCTAAGTGTCCTAAGAAATGTATAACAATGAAATAA
- a CDS encoding Maf family protein — protein MEKIILASNSPRRKEILGKFNIHLRIEKSSVDEKVNEGDIPEQVAMALAFQKTLDVAERCDDGGIVIGADTIVVKDHHILGKPANYDEAFNTLKKLSGTYHHVITGVAIIKANTYKKVVFYEKTKVKIKDLSDDDICNYINTNEVWDKAGSYGIQGIGSALVESIEGDYFNVVGLPIARLSSILRKDFNIKLI, from the coding sequence ATGGAGAAGATAATTTTAGCTTCAAATTCGCCACGAAGGAAAGAAATACTTGGTAAGTTTAATATTCATTTAAGAATAGAGAAGTCATCAGTAGATGAAAAAGTAAATGAAGGTGATATACCAGAACAAGTAGCCATGGCTTTAGCCTTTCAAAAGACTTTAGATGTGGCAGAAAGATGTGATGATGGTGGCATTGTCATAGGTGCAGATACTATAGTGGTAAAGGATCATCATATTTTAGGTAAGCCTGCAAATTATGATGAGGCATTTAATACCCTAAAGAAATTATCTGGCACATATCATCATGTAATCACAGGCGTGGCTATAATTAAAGCTAATACATATAAAAAAGTCGTGTTTTATGAAAAAACTAAAGTAAAAATAAAAGATTTAAGTGATGATGATATTTGCAATTACATCAACACTAATGAGGTGTGGGATAAAGCTGGCTCCTATGGAATACAAGGCATTGGATCAGCCCTTGTGGAATCTATTGAAGGTGATTATTTTAATGTGGTAGGACTACCAATTGCTAGATTGAGCAGTATTCTCAGGAAAGATTTTAACATTAAATTAATTTAG
- the rsxC gene encoding electron transport complex subunit RsxC produces MKLLSFRGGVHPPHRKKATEKLAVIKANEPKVVYIPLQQHIGAPCEALVKVGDEVKVGQKIGEASAFVSAPIHSSVSGKVKKIAKMKTPTGEATCIVIESDGLNTVHESVLPKGDISELSGKEILEIVKEAGIVGLGGAAFPTHVKFSPPPDTNIDTIILNGAECEPYLTADHRLMLEDPESIVYGLKAMMKIVNVKKAYIGIEDNKKDAIEKMLECVKNEEGISIVALKTKYPQGAEKQLIYACTQREVPSGGLPMAVGVIVNNVGTAAAIATAIKTGMPLVERIATITGSGIKEPKNLLIKVGTLFNEIIEQCGGYNGTPGKVIMGGPMMGLAQHTDDVPAIKGTSGILVLSPEEARLPEPEQCIKCGKCVEICPAFLQPVYISAYGLKDMYDKAEEYRALDCIECGSCSFICPSKRPLLHSIRVAKREIIAKKKKSK; encoded by the coding sequence ATGAAGCTATTATCTTTCAGAGGAGGAGTACATCCTCCACATCGTAAAAAGGCTACAGAAAAATTAGCTGTAATCAAAGCTAATGAGCCTAAGGTCGTTTATATACCACTTCAACAACACATAGGAGCTCCATGTGAGGCGCTAGTTAAAGTTGGAGATGAAGTTAAGGTAGGGCAAAAAATAGGAGAGGCAAGTGCTTTTGTATCAGCGCCTATCCACAGTAGTGTTTCTGGAAAGGTAAAGAAGATAGCAAAAATGAAGACTCCTACAGGTGAAGCTACATGCATCGTAATAGAATCTGACGGATTAAATACGGTTCATGAAAGCGTTTTACCTAAGGGAGACATTAGTGAGCTATCAGGAAAAGAAATTTTAGAAATCGTTAAAGAGGCAGGTATAGTGGGTCTAGGTGGAGCAGCCTTCCCAACGCACGTGAAGTTTTCACCGCCACCAGACACAAATATTGACACAATAATTTTAAATGGTGCAGAATGTGAACCATATCTAACAGCAGACCACAGATTAATGTTAGAAGATCCAGAAAGTATTGTATATGGACTTAAAGCAATGATGAAAATTGTAAATGTGAAAAAAGCCTACATTGGTATCGAAGACAATAAAAAAGATGCCATAGAAAAAATGCTTGAGTGCGTTAAAAACGAAGAAGGTATAAGCATAGTTGCGTTAAAAACTAAGTACCCACAAGGTGCTGAGAAACAGTTAATATATGCCTGTACACAAAGAGAAGTACCATCAGGTGGGTTACCAATGGCTGTAGGAGTTATAGTTAACAACGTAGGAACTGCGGCTGCCATAGCAACTGCCATAAAGACAGGTATGCCTTTAGTTGAAAGAATTGCCACAATTACAGGAAGTGGAATAAAGGAACCTAAGAACTTATTAATAAAAGTTGGAACTTTATTTAATGAAATAATAGAACAATGTGGTGGATACAATGGTACGCCAGGAAAAGTAATAATGGGTGGTCCAATGATGGGTCTTGCACAACATACTGATGATGTACCAGCTATTAAAGGAACATCTGGTATATTAGTATTATCGCCAGAGGAAGCTAGACTTCCTGAACCAGAACAATGTATCAAGTGTGGAAAATGTGTAGAAATTTGTCCAGCATTTTTACAACCAGTATACATTAGTGCATATGGATTAAAAGATATGTATGATAAGGCAGAGGAATATCGCGCCCTTGATTGTATTGAATGTGGTTCTTGTTCATTTATCTGTCCTTCAAAGAGACCTTTGCTACATTCAATTAGAGTTGCAAAAAGAGAGATTATAGCAAAGAAGAAAAAAAGTAAATAA
- a CDS encoding RnfABCDGE type electron transport complex subunit G has translation MREITKLGIILFAIAAIAASILAYTYDVTKGPIEEQLTQANIEARQTVLPDAKEFEEVSSDKYSGYENVLEVYAGKKDGEVIGYTIKTLPQSGYGGAIEVMIGIDTDSTISGVNIGTHQETPGLGAKASGEFKDQYNEKSTDKEIAVIKSGAPKDNEVLSISGATITSSAVTDGVNLAIKIYNEQLK, from the coding sequence ATGCGAGAGATTACTAAATTAGGAATAATATTATTTGCTATAGCGGCTATTGCTGCTAGTATACTTGCATATACTTATGATGTAACAAAGGGACCTATTGAAGAACAATTAACACAAGCAAATATAGAAGCAAGACAGACTGTATTACCAGATGCAAAGGAATTTGAAGAAGTATCTAGTGATAAATATAGTGGTTATGAGAATGTTTTAGAAGTATATGCTGGAAAGAAAGATGGAGAAGTTATAGGATATACTATTAAGACTTTACCTCAAAGTGGATATGGTGGAGCTATTGAAGTTATGATCGGTATAGATACTGATAGCACTATAAGTGGTGTTAACATAGGTACTCACCAAGAAACTCCAGGTCTTGGTGCTAAGGCTTCTGGTGAATTTAAAGATCAATATAATGAAAAGAGTACAGATAAAGAAATTGCAGTAATTAAATCAGGAGCGCCTAAGGATAATGAAGTACTTTCAATATCAGGTGCTACTATAACATCAAGTGCTGTTACAGATGGTGTTAACTTAGCAATTAAAATATACAATGAGCAGTTAAAGTAA
- a CDS encoding AraC family transcriptional regulator has translation MVKVKELTKEGVFKLITNEDTANKIIEGVYCCDLLSWVMSNGKVNNAWITVQTHVNIIAVASLLELSCIIVPENIEVEEETIEKANEENISILSTSLPAYEIFKILYELGIK, from the coding sequence ATGGTGAAAGTTAAGGAACTGACTAAGGAGGGTGTATTTAAACTAATAACTAATGAGGATACGGCTAACAAGATAATCGAAGGTGTATACTGTTGTGATCTGCTCAGTTGGGTAATGTCAAATGGAAAAGTAAATAATGCATGGATAACTGTTCAGACTCACGTTAATATAATTGCTGTTGCAAGTCTATTGGAACTTAGCTGCATAATTGTTCCAGAAAATATAGAAGTTGAAGAAGAAACTATAGAAAAGGCCAATGAAGAAAATATATCAATTTTGAGTACAAGTTTACCCGCATATGAAATATTCAAAATATTATATGAATTAGGAATAAAGTAA
- a CDS encoding Gx transporter family protein has protein sequence MRTRKLLYLSLITAIGIGLQIVENFIPVNFVMPGAKLGLANISNLVTLVVFGFKNALIVSILRTIVGTLGSGAVTGFFYSFSGAISSTIAMWIMYKNFNKYFSLIGVSIVGALFHNMAQVLVASIMINNWLIFTYLPFMMLTSLFTGCFIGLSSNYISKHLNKIIGKERLYE, from the coding sequence ATGAGAACTAGAAAATTACTATACTTATCGCTTATAACTGCCATAGGAATAGGTCTTCAGATTGTAGAAAATTTTATACCTGTTAATTTTGTAATGCCAGGTGCAAAACTAGGACTGGCTAACATATCTAACTTAGTCACACTGGTTGTTTTTGGTTTCAAAAATGCCCTAATAGTATCAATACTACGGACCATAGTAGGAACATTGGGAAGTGGTGCTGTGACGGGATTTTTTTATAGTTTTTCAGGAGCCATAAGTAGTACTATTGCCATGTGGATTATGTATAAAAATTTTAATAAATATTTTAGCTTAATAGGTGTTAGCATTGTGGGAGCTTTATTCCATAATATGGCTCAAGTATTAGTGGCTAGTATTATGATAAATAATTGGCTTATATTTACATATTTACCTTTTATGATGTTAACAAGTTTATTCACAGGGTGTTTTATTGGCCTTTCGTCAAATTATATATCAAAACATCTAAATAAAATAATAGGTAAGGAGAGGTTGTATGAATAG